A single Syntrophorhabdaceae bacterium DNA region contains:
- the hydG gene encoding [FeFe] hydrogenase H-cluster radical SAM maturase HydG gives MKASGVSTADFIQEEEIRRLLKEAQGADPGKVREIIAKAGESKGLTPYETAILLQVTEPELVHLLFSTAKAVKERIYGKRVVLFAPLYISSYCVNNCLYCGYRRDNKIEHRKLTMEEIEQEVVVLEAMGHKRLALEVGEDPMHCPIEYVVEAIRTIYKVKERMGSIRRVNVNVAATTVEEYRKLKEVGIGTYVLFQETYHRGTYKEMHPSGPKRDYDWHTTAMDRAMEAGIDDVGLGALFGLYDFKFEVLGLLLHSLHLEERFGVGCHTISVPRLRPATGIDIRSFPYLVKDDDFRRLIAVIRLAVPYTGMLLSTREGPALRDEAISLGISQISAGSCTGVGGYHEDIEKKAPGQFEVEDHRTPEQVLASICNSGYIPSFCTACYRKGRTGDRFMPLAKSGEIQNVCQPNAILTFKEYLIDYGTEELRRIGEKTIEEQLSAIPDPAVKRETEERLRRLEKGERDLYL, from the coding sequence ATGAAAGCTTCCGGAGTGTCGACCGCCGATTTCATACAGGAAGAGGAGATCCGGCGTCTCCTGAAAGAGGCGCAGGGTGCGGATCCGGGGAAAGTCCGGGAGATCATCGCCAAAGCCGGGGAATCGAAGGGCCTTACCCCCTATGAAACGGCAATCCTCCTCCAGGTCACGGAGCCGGAGCTTGTCCATCTCCTTTTCAGTACGGCAAAAGCAGTGAAAGAGAGAATTTACGGAAAGCGCGTCGTCCTTTTCGCGCCCCTCTACATAAGCAGCTATTGCGTCAATAACTGCCTTTACTGCGGCTATCGCAGGGACAACAAGATAGAGCACCGCAAGCTCACCATGGAGGAGATCGAGCAGGAGGTCGTGGTTCTCGAAGCCATGGGCCATAAACGGCTCGCCCTGGAGGTGGGAGAGGACCCGATGCATTGTCCGATTGAGTACGTGGTGGAGGCAATCCGCACGATCTATAAAGTGAAAGAGAGAATGGGAAGCATCCGCCGCGTAAACGTGAACGTCGCGGCCACGACGGTAGAGGAATACCGTAAGCTCAAAGAGGTGGGCATAGGCACTTATGTGCTCTTCCAGGAAACCTACCACAGGGGGACATATAAGGAGATGCATCCGTCCGGTCCCAAGCGAGATTATGACTGGCATACCACCGCCATGGACCGTGCCATGGAAGCAGGCATAGACGACGTGGGCCTGGGCGCCCTCTTCGGGCTCTACGATTTCAAATTCGAGGTCCTGGGCCTCCTTCTGCACTCCCTCCACCTGGAAGAGCGCTTCGGCGTCGGATGTCACACGATTTCGGTGCCGCGCCTGCGCCCGGCTACGGGCATCGATATCAGGAGCTTTCCTTATCTCGTAAAGGATGATGATTTCAGGAGGCTTATCGCCGTCATACGGCTTGCGGTCCCCTACACAGGAATGCTTCTTTCCACCAGGGAAGGGCCTGCCTTGCGCGACGAGGCGATTTCTCTCGGCATCTCACAGATCAGTGCGGGCTCGTGCACAGGCGTGGGGGGTTATCACGAAGATATAGAAAAGAAGGCGCCCGGCCAATTCGAGGTCGAAGACCATCGGACCCCGGAGCAGGTGCTCGCAAGCATATGCAACTCAGGGTATATCCCGAGCTTTTGTACTGCCTGCTACCGCAAGGGACGCACGGGGGACCGGTTTATGCCTCTCGCAAAGAGCGGCGAAATTCAGAATGTGTGTCAACCCAACGCCATCCTGACCTTTAAGGAATACCTTATCGATTACGGAACGGAAGAGCTGAGAAGGATCGGAGAGAAGACCATAGAGGAACAGCTTAGCGCAATACCCGATCCGGCGGTCAAGAGAGAAACCGAAGAGAGGCTCAGGCGGCTGGAAAAGGGGGAGCGAGACCTCTACCTATAA
- a CDS encoding DnaJ domain-containing protein — protein sequence MNHNKDYYEILDIEEKASAEKIKEAYRKLAFQYHPDKNPDDIGSVERMKEINEAYAVLSEPEKRQVYDRVRNEYGSSSAHDHFRQSYSEQDIFRGSDIDQIFEEMAKSFGFRGFDEIFRSTYGQGYRTFEFCRPGMFGKFIIFGPGGSRDDGASIGRGDRGGGVIGKTAAYLLGRVFGSGTETGKDVHDTIALGALEALHGGKFKYSGSRRGREVIITVPPGIREGQSIRLRGLGDPGKHGGPSGDLYLKVEIKKPLLQRVREFLKV from the coding sequence ATGAATCATAATAAAGATTATTACGAAATCTTGGACATTGAAGAAAAGGCATCTGCCGAAAAAATTAAAGAAGCGTACAGAAAACTCGCCTTTCAATACCATCCCGATAAAAACCCCGATGATATCGGGTCAGTGGAGAGGATGAAGGAGATAAATGAAGCGTACGCGGTCCTCTCCGAACCGGAGAAGAGACAGGTCTACGACCGGGTGAGGAACGAGTACGGCTCCTCGTCCGCCCATGATCATTTCAGGCAATCTTATTCGGAGCAGGATATTTTCAGAGGCTCCGATATCGATCAGATTTTTGAAGAGATGGCAAAATCCTTTGGGTTCAGAGGCTTCGATGAAATATTTCGAAGCACCTATGGCCAGGGCTACAGGACCTTTGAATTCTGCAGACCCGGTATGTTTGGAAAATTTATAATCTTCGGTCCCGGCGGGAGCAGGGATGATGGGGCGTCCATCGGGCGCGGTGACCGGGGCGGAGGCGTTATCGGAAAAACAGCCGCCTATCTTCTCGGACGAGTGTTCGGCTCAGGTACGGAGACGGGAAAGGATGTCCATGATACCATTGCCCTCGGCGCTCTGGAGGCCCTTCACGGGGGAAAATTCAAGTATTCCGGCTCCCGACGGGGAAGGGAAGTCATCATTACGGTCCCTCCCGGGATAAGGGAAGGGCAGAGCATCCGGCTCCGGGGCCTCGGAGACCCGGGGAAACATGGAGGCCCTTCAGGAGACCTCTATCTGAAGGTGGAGATTAAAAAGCCTCTTCTCCAAAGGGTCAGGGAGTTTTTGAAAGTCTGA
- a CDS encoding nitrous oxide-stimulated promoter family protein produces the protein MKKISDREEADIAVLLKFVALYCRAHHDADKFPFVFKGIMTERPGKRPVLLCPECNTLMRYGLAMRLRCPHDPKPMCKKCETQCYRDDYRQKIREIMKYSGLALIKRGRLDLIYHYFR, from the coding sequence ATGAAGAAGATATCTGACAGAGAAGAAGCCGACATAGCAGTACTCCTGAAATTTGTCGCCCTCTACTGCCGCGCCCATCACGATGCCGATAAATTTCCTTTCGTTTTTAAAGGGATCATGACGGAAAGGCCCGGCAAAAGACCGGTGCTTCTCTGTCCCGAGTGCAATACGCTTATGAGATACGGACTTGCCATGAGGCTCAGATGCCCTCATGACCCGAAGCCGATGTGCAAGAAATGTGAAACCCAGTGCTACCGGGACGATTACAGGCAGAAAATCAGGGAGATCATGAAGTATTCGGGACTCGCCCTCATTAAGCGCGGCCGTCTGGACCTGATCTATCACTACTTCAGGTGA
- a CDS encoding GntR family transcriptional regulator → MPTFKPIRQHRVSARVAEQLKKSIIVAELKPGDKLPSERELAEEFQVSRVAIHEALRSLEGSGFIVTRQGPAGGSFVTDLSFERSVNAFQDLFVAEKISIEEVHHVRSVVEAEIARLAASRVTDEYARRLRDSLSGEELTVESLATDITRKMAVHFILAEMCGNRFLEALERTLMGLIRIAVETMDRETGGDFDLLKLHPEAMHRPIIDAVIAGDGEAAAVAAKEHAFKYGENLRQAEKAFRERRTGQAERTTATGKH, encoded by the coding sequence ATGCCTACGTTCAAGCCGATCAGACAACATCGAGTGTCCGCACGGGTAGCCGAGCAACTGAAAAAATCGATCATCGTGGCGGAACTAAAACCGGGAGACAAACTGCCTTCCGAGCGGGAGCTTGCGGAAGAGTTTCAGGTGAGCCGTGTGGCGATCCATGAGGCCTTGCGATCTCTCGAAGGATCGGGCTTTATCGTTACCCGACAGGGACCTGCAGGCGGCTCTTTTGTTACCGATCTTTCTTTCGAGCGGTCGGTGAATGCATTTCAGGACCTGTTCGTAGCGGAAAAAATATCGATAGAAGAAGTCCACCACGTGCGAAGTGTGGTCGAGGCGGAAATTGCCCGCCTTGCCGCCTCGCGGGTCACAGATGAGTACGCGAGGAGACTGAGGGACTCCCTGTCCGGGGAGGAGCTTACCGTAGAAAGCCTTGCAACCGATATAACCAGGAAAATGGCAGTCCATTTCATACTTGCCGAGATGTGCGGGAACCGCTTTCTCGAGGCCCTGGAAAGGACATTGATGGGTCTCATACGCATCGCGGTGGAGACGATGGACAGAGAGACGGGAGGGGATTTCGATCTTCTCAAGCTCCATCCGGAAGCGATGCACCGTCCGATTATAGATGCCGTGATTGCGGGAGACGGTGAGGCTGCGGCCGTCGCGGCAAAAGAGCATGCCTTCAAATATGGCGAGAACCTGAGGCAGGCGGAGAAGGCATTCAGGGAACGGCGTACGGGACAGGCTGAGCGCACGACCGCTACCGGGAAGCATTAG
- a CDS encoding AMP-binding protein, whose amino-acid sequence MNLARNLEASAYFFPHRPAVREADLTLEYTQLNGMANRVATGLINLGVKPGDHVGLCAPNSAEWIAFYFGVLKVGAVAVTLSALLSDDEMRLLVSHAKPRYVLATGARLPVLAPLKDSGAIGGIVCPGGDIDFHALCEMGRGDFTALDRDRQEVAAILYTGGTTGTPKGVMLTHEGIDYSSMAIASFERSTEKDEALCFMPFNHVFGQIHVMNSTIYSAGCLEMLPSFDLDRILELTERGRVTKFYSVPTVYARLLTIDNLISRLGKVRYCFSAGASIAMEIVKRWKEMTGITISEAYGQTEAMPITYNHYYPERHVVGSVGHPVHGVEITVRDISGVQLSAGEDGEICVRGPVVMKGYLDNPEGTAAAFHEGGWLRTGDIGRFDDGGYLYIVDRLKELIITGGENVYPREVEEVLYARPEVQECAVIGVPDKEWGERVIAFIIPRPGNETAPDDIKSFLKTRLAPFKVPKEYLFRRDFPKSPAGKILKRELKKEYIAGIRAT is encoded by the coding sequence ATGAATCTTGCCCGTAACCTTGAAGCATCAGCCTATTTTTTTCCTCATAGACCCGCCGTCCGCGAGGCAGATCTCACCCTCGAGTACACACAATTGAACGGGATGGCTAACCGGGTCGCCACGGGATTGATCAATCTCGGGGTTAAACCTGGAGATCATGTGGGGTTGTGTGCCCCCAACTCCGCCGAGTGGATCGCCTTCTATTTCGGCGTCCTTAAGGTCGGTGCGGTGGCCGTCACCCTTTCAGCGCTCCTGAGTGATGACGAAATGAGACTCCTCGTCAGCCACGCGAAGCCGCGCTATGTTCTCGCCACGGGAGCGAGACTCCCCGTTCTGGCTCCTCTCAAGGATTCGGGCGCGATCGGAGGGATAGTGTGCCCCGGGGGAGATATCGATTTTCACGCTCTTTGTGAAATGGGCAGGGGAGATTTCACGGCCCTTGACCGGGACAGGCAGGAGGTCGCGGCCATTCTCTATACGGGGGGCACCACGGGTACCCCTAAAGGCGTCATGCTTACCCACGAGGGCATCGACTATTCGAGCATGGCGATTGCATCTTTCGAGCGCTCCACTGAAAAGGACGAAGCACTCTGTTTCATGCCTTTTAATCATGTCTTCGGACAGATCCACGTGATGAATTCGACCATATATAGTGCCGGTTGTCTTGAAATGTTGCCCTCTTTCGACCTCGACCGCATTCTTGAATTGACGGAGAGGGGGAGGGTGACCAAGTTCTATTCCGTACCCACCGTCTACGCCAGGCTTCTGACCATCGATAATCTAATTTCCAGGCTCGGTAAAGTGCGTTATTGTTTTTCGGCGGGCGCGTCCATTGCGATGGAGATCGTGAAACGCTGGAAGGAGATGACGGGGATTACCATATCGGAGGCGTACGGTCAGACGGAGGCCATGCCCATCACCTACAATCACTATTATCCCGAAAGGCACGTAGTCGGCTCGGTGGGGCATCCGGTCCACGGAGTGGAGATCACGGTCAGGGATATTTCGGGCGTCCAACTTTCTGCCGGAGAAGACGGCGAGATCTGCGTCCGCGGACCCGTAGTGATGAAGGGGTACCTCGATAATCCGGAAGGAACCGCCGCCGCGTTCCATGAAGGAGGATGGCTGCGTACCGGCGATATAGGCCGCTTCGATGACGGGGGCTATCTCTATATCGTGGACCGCCTCAAGGAGTTGATTATTACCGGAGGTGAGAACGTCTATCCCCGGGAAGTGGAAGAGGTCCTTTATGCGAGACCCGAAGTTCAGGAATGTGCGGTCATAGGAGTTCCCGATAAAGAGTGGGGAGAACGGGTTATTGCCTTCATCATACCCCGACCGGGAAACGAGACCGCCCCGGACGACATCAAGTCCTTTCTAAAGACACGGCTGGCCCCTTTCAAGGTGCCCAAGGAGTACCTGTTTCGCAGGGATTTCCCTAAGAGTCCCGCAGGCAAAATCTTGAAAAGGGAATTGAAGAAGGAGTATATTGCAGGTATAAGGGCGACATAA
- the hydF gene encoding [FeFe] hydrogenase H-cluster maturation GTPase HydF, translating into MNDTTLNETPRGSRLHIAIFGRRNVGKSSLINALTNQNIAIVSDVPGTTTDPVYKSMEILPIGPVVLIDTAGIDDVGDLGALRIQKALSVLAKTDLLILVVDPGNGAGAFEEEVIAKAHESHVPVIVAVNKKDLYPDLPLKELRERFNLPMVPVSAATKEGIHELKMTMIRSAPKDWVSPTILGDLIAPGDTVVLVVPIDLAAPKGRLILPQVQTIRDILDNDAITVVVKERELKSALGNLKEKPRLVITDSQAFLKVAADTPKDVMMTSFSILFARYKGDLKALAEGAKAIEDLIPGDKVLIAEACTHHRMEDDIGTVKIPRWLRQIVGGALEFHWVNGLELPENIGEYKLIVHCGACMINRKEMLHRLMVSEESGVPVVNYGVLIAYVHGILKRALMPFPEAREVFGE; encoded by the coding sequence ATGAACGATACGACCCTCAATGAGACTCCCCGCGGGAGCAGGCTCCATATCGCCATCTTCGGCAGGCGGAATGTGGGGAAGTCGAGCCTTATCAACGCGCTCACAAACCAGAACATCGCGATTGTCTCCGATGTACCGGGGACTACCACCGATCCCGTCTATAAATCGATGGAGATCCTGCCTATCGGCCCCGTAGTCCTGATCGATACGGCGGGCATAGACGACGTGGGCGACCTCGGGGCCTTACGCATTCAGAAGGCCCTTTCCGTGCTGGCCAAGACGGACCTGCTCATCCTCGTCGTCGATCCCGGCAACGGTGCAGGCGCCTTCGAAGAGGAGGTTATCGCCAAGGCACATGAGAGCCATGTCCCGGTAATCGTTGCCGTAAATAAGAAAGATCTCTACCCGGACCTCCCGCTGAAGGAACTCAGGGAACGTTTCAATCTTCCCATGGTGCCGGTGAGCGCCGCCACCAAAGAGGGGATTCACGAGCTGAAGATGACCATGATACGCTCCGCTCCCAAGGATTGGGTCTCACCCACAATTCTGGGAGATCTGATCGCTCCGGGCGACACGGTAGTCCTCGTGGTGCCCATCGATCTCGCAGCGCCCAAGGGCCGGCTTATCCTGCCCCAGGTCCAGACGATTCGGGATATTCTCGATAATGATGCAATCACGGTGGTAGTGAAGGAACGGGAGCTGAAGTCGGCCCTCGGTAACCTGAAAGAGAAACCCCGTCTCGTGATCACTGACTCCCAGGCCTTTCTGAAGGTGGCGGCAGATACTCCGAAAGACGTGATGATGACCTCTTTTTCCATCCTCTTTGCCCGGTATAAGGGCGATCTGAAAGCACTTGCCGAGGGGGCGAAGGCGATTGAAGACCTCATCCCGGGAGACAAAGTGCTTATTGCGGAGGCGTGTACCCACCATCGCATGGAGGATGATATCGGGACGGTGAAGATACCGCGGTGGCTCAGGCAAATTGTGGGCGGGGCCCTGGAATTCCATTGGGTCAACGGCCTCGAGCTTCCGGAAAACATCGGGGAGTATAAACTGATCGTCCACTGCGGCGCCTGCATGATCAACAGGAAAGAGATGCTCCACCGTCTCATGGTAAGTGAAGAATCCGGTGTTCCCGTGGTAAATTACGGTGTGCTCATAGCCTACGTCCATGGAATACTCAAGCGGGCACTCATGCCCTTTCCGGAAGCCCGCGAAGTATTCGGTGAGTAA
- a CDS encoding TRAP transporter substrate-binding protein produces the protein MKKRFGTMWLCSGMIMAVLLFGSYPAHAQEKVVKLRYSNFFPPVHPISKLSDEWCKEIEKRTNGRVKFTYFAGGTLTPPMQTYDSTVKGIADVGQALLAYAPGRLPLSEVLQQPLGYTSGYQATKLANAYYQKFKPKEFDDVKVMYLHGAAPGIFHTKKVINSIDDIKGLRIKANAENADIVSAVGGAPVTMPITETYDALQKGLCEGILLPIEALKGWRFGEVVKTSLENYAVSYMTSMYVVMNKNKWNSLSREDQATIEKVNEEWIEKQGKLWNQLDKEAKEYAIQKGVKFIKASKEEEAKTAAKMKPIQEKYVKAMKAKGLPGDETMKFCLDYIKTHP, from the coding sequence ATGAAGAAGCGTTTTGGCACCATGTGGCTCTGTTCAGGCATGATTATGGCAGTGCTTCTCTTCGGTTCATACCCTGCTCACGCACAGGAAAAGGTCGTCAAACTCCGGTACTCGAACTTCTTTCCCCCTGTCCATCCCATCAGCAAACTTTCGGACGAGTGGTGCAAGGAAATAGAGAAGAGGACCAACGGAAGGGTTAAATTCACCTATTTCGCAGGAGGCACCCTTACGCCCCCCATGCAAACCTACGACAGCACGGTAAAAGGGATTGCCGATGTGGGCCAGGCCCTTCTCGCTTATGCCCCGGGCAGGCTCCCCTTAAGTGAAGTGCTCCAGCAGCCCCTGGGCTATACGAGCGGCTACCAGGCGACCAAGCTTGCAAACGCGTACTACCAGAAGTTCAAACCAAAGGAATTCGACGACGTGAAGGTCATGTACCTTCATGGCGCAGCCCCCGGCATCTTCCATACCAAGAAAGTCATCAACTCGATTGACGATATCAAGGGATTGAGAATCAAGGCAAATGCGGAGAACGCCGACATCGTGAGCGCCGTAGGAGGCGCCCCGGTGACGATGCCTATCACGGAGACCTATGACGCCTTACAGAAGGGCCTCTGCGAAGGCATCCTGCTGCCCATCGAGGCACTTAAAGGGTGGAGATTCGGAGAGGTGGTAAAGACAAGCCTCGAGAACTATGCCGTCTCCTATATGACCTCCATGTACGTCGTCATGAACAAGAACAAGTGGAACTCCCTGTCCAGGGAAGACCAGGCGACCATCGAGAAAGTTAACGAAGAGTGGATCGAGAAACAGGGCAAGCTCTGGAACCAGCTCGATAAAGAAGCAAAGGAATACGCCATCCAGAAGGGCGTGAAATTCATCAAGGCTTCGAAGGAAGAAGAGGCAAAAACTGCCGCCAAGATGAAACCCATTCAGGAGAAGTATGTAAAGGCCATGAAGGCGAAAGGTCTTCCCGGCGACGAGACCATGAAATTCTGTCTCGATTATATCAAGACCCATCCCTAA
- a CDS encoding D-glycerate dehydrogenase translates to MRPSVYMSSIVPAAAREILEESCDLEFYKGDGPSTADEILSRINDKDGLLCLVSDRVGREIMDAGKRLKVISTASVGFEHIDVAEATKRGIYVGYAPGVLTDATADLAFALLLASARRIAEADRYVRAGEWKIAWSPTAFLGASVWGVTLGLIGFGRIGQAVARRARGFDMKVLYNDEARLPPEEERERGVEFRPLEELLGESDIVSLHVPSTRETFHLMDETRLSLMKKGAILINTARGPVVDEAALFSALKAGIIGAAGLDVFEKEPIAMDNPLLALDNVTVVPHIGSATSESRRRMAELGALNILQVLKGETPEAWLNPEVVKVRPLNEVKMI, encoded by the coding sequence ATGAGACCCAGTGTGTATATGTCGAGCATAGTTCCGGCTGCGGCAAGGGAGATCCTGGAAGAGTCCTGCGACCTCGAATTCTATAAAGGAGACGGTCCTTCCACGGCGGATGAGATTCTCTCCCGCATCAACGATAAGGATGGCCTCCTCTGTCTCGTTTCGGACAGGGTCGGCAGGGAGATTATGGACGCGGGAAAGAGGCTTAAGGTGATCAGCACCGCGAGCGTGGGTTTCGAGCATATCGACGTGGCGGAGGCAACGAAAAGGGGCATTTATGTGGGGTACGCACCGGGCGTACTCACGGATGCTACTGCCGATCTCGCCTTTGCCCTGCTGCTCGCGTCGGCGCGGAGGATAGCGGAGGCGGACAGGTACGTGCGGGCCGGGGAGTGGAAGATTGCCTGGTCTCCTACTGCGTTCCTCGGTGCTTCGGTATGGGGCGTGACATTGGGACTCATAGGGTTCGGCAGGATTGGACAGGCGGTCGCCCGAAGGGCCCGCGGATTTGATATGAAGGTCCTCTATAATGATGAAGCCAGATTGCCGCCGGAGGAGGAAAGGGAGAGGGGCGTCGAATTCAGGCCCCTGGAAGAGCTTCTCGGCGAGTCCGATATTGTCTCCCTTCATGTGCCTTCGACGAGGGAGACCTTTCATCTCATGGATGAAACCCGGCTGAGCCTGATGAAAAAGGGCGCGATACTCATAAACACGGCGAGGGGACCCGTGGTCGATGAGGCGGCCCTCTTTTCTGCACTCAAGGCGGGGATTATCGGCGCCGCCGGCCTCGACGTATTCGAGAAAGAACCTATCGCCATGGATAACCCCCTTCTCGCGCTTGACAATGTAACCGTCGTACCCCACATCGGGAGCGCCACATCCGAGAGCCGGCGGCGAATGGCGGAGCTGGGGGCATTGAATATCCTTCAGGTGCTCAAGGGGGAGACTCCGGAGGCCTGGCTCAATCCGGAGGTGGTAAAGGTCAGGCCCCTTAATGAAGTGAAAATGATTTGA
- a CDS encoding ABC transporter ATP-binding protein encodes MTQKVLEVVNLTVAYDSINAVNGISFEVNQGEIVTLIGANGAGKTSTLKALSGLLPCGGDIRYNGHSLRKVPPHKIVEMGIAHVPEGRGIFGNLTVVENLKLATWQRKDKEEVKKDFNHVLELFPILGKRKNQPGGTLSGGEQQMLALGRALMSRGSLMLLDEPSMGLAPVLVLEVFRMLSHINKEGTTLLLVEQNANMALQLASRAYVLETGRITLSGTGRELIENPRVKEAYLGA; translated from the coding sequence ATGACCCAAAAGGTCCTCGAAGTGGTCAATCTCACCGTAGCTTACGATTCCATCAATGCAGTGAACGGCATCTCCTTCGAAGTGAACCAGGGCGAGATCGTCACCCTCATCGGGGCGAACGGGGCGGGAAAGACATCGACCCTCAAGGCCCTCTCCGGTCTCCTTCCGTGTGGCGGCGACATCCGGTACAACGGCCATAGTCTGAGGAAAGTGCCGCCCCACAAGATTGTGGAAATGGGTATTGCCCACGTGCCGGAGGGAAGGGGTATATTCGGAAATCTTACTGTGGTGGAGAACCTGAAACTCGCCACCTGGCAACGGAAGGACAAAGAGGAGGTAAAAAAGGATTTCAATCACGTCCTCGAGCTTTTCCCGATCCTGGGTAAGAGGAAAAACCAGCCCGGAGGAACTCTTTCCGGAGGTGAGCAACAGATGCTGGCCCTCGGCCGCGCCCTTATGAGCAGGGGCAGTCTTATGCTCCTGGACGAGCCGTCCATGGGCCTTGCCCCGGTCCTCGTGTTGGAGGTTTTCCGCATGCTCTCCCACATCAACAAAGAGGGCACTACCCTTCTTCTCGTGGAGCAAAACGCGAACATGGCCCTCCAGCTCGCCTCCCGGGCATATGTGCTGGAGACAGGCCGCATCACTCTGAGCGGAACGGGACGGGAGCTGATTGAAAATCCCCGGGTGAAAGAGGCTTATCTCGGGGCATAG
- a CDS encoding class I adenylate-forming enzyme family protein — MNLATNLERSAYFFPRRSAIREGGLNMTYAQLNERASRIGSALVALGVRKGEHVGMCAPNSADWIAFYFGVLKAGAVAVTLAPLLTRDELVLLAGHAKPRFFFTTENRLQDLKPLIASGVVKTTIYPGGEIDMDRLLAMGSATFKPVDRGRKDVAAILYTGGTTGSPKGVMRSHENIGFSAHSIAYLERSIQTDLSICFMPFNHVFGQMHIMNSTIYSAGCLEMLPSFDLDRILELTESGVVTKFLSVPTVFIRLLSVPDLKKKLGKVRYCFSGGASLSLETVKQWKEKTGMTIQESYGQTECMPITFNHFYPEKHVVGSVGEPVFGMEVQIRDISTGKELPQGRDGEICVRGPAVMRGYLNNPEGTKAAFWGRDWLRTGDIGHFDEAGFVYLVDRLKDMIITGGENVYSREVEDALYAIPEIQECGVIGVPDKEWGERVVAYITLRPGKEISADALRASLKARLTSFKVPKEYIVIDDFPKLGVGKVLKRELRRMYTEGETKVSSKIP; from the coding sequence ATGAATCTTGCAACCAATCTGGAAAGATCGGCCTATTTTTTTCCTCGCCGGTCGGCAATACGCGAGGGCGGGCTGAATATGACCTATGCCCAACTGAACGAACGAGCGAGCAGGATCGGCAGTGCCCTTGTCGCGCTGGGTGTCAGAAAAGGAGAGCACGTGGGGATGTGCGCTCCTAACTCCGCCGATTGGATCGCCTTCTACTTCGGCGTGCTCAAAGCGGGGGCCGTGGCCGTGACCCTCGCACCTCTTTTGACCAGAGACGAGCTGGTCCTTCTCGCGGGACATGCGAAGCCGCGATTCTTCTTTACTACGGAAAACAGGCTCCAGGACCTGAAGCCGCTCATCGCTTCGGGCGTGGTGAAGACCACGATCTATCCGGGCGGTGAAATCGACATGGACCGGCTCCTCGCGATGGGTTCGGCAACATTCAAACCGGTCGACAGGGGCCGCAAAGATGTGGCGGCCATCCTTTACACGGGCGGCACCACGGGCAGCCCGAAAGGGGTAATGAGGTCCCACGAGAATATAGGGTTCTCTGCCCACAGCATCGCCTATCTCGAACGGTCCATTCAGACGGACCTGTCCATCTGTTTTATGCCTTTTAACCATGTATTCGGTCAGATGCATATCATGAATTCGACCATCTATAGCGCGGGGTGCCTCGAGATGCTCCCCTCCTTCGACCTCGACAGGATCCTGGAGTTGACCGAAAGTGGTGTGGTCACGAAATTTCTTTCCGTGCCCACGGTTTTCATTCGCCTTTTGAGTGTCCCGGACCTGAAGAAGAAGCTGGGAAAAGTGCGCTATTGCTTTTCCGGCGGCGCGTCTTTATCGCTCGAGACGGTGAAGCAGTGGAAGGAAAAAACGGGGATGACCATTCAGGAATCTTATGGACAGACTGAATGTATGCCCATCACCTTTAATCATTTCTATCCCGAGAAGCATGTGGTGGGCTCCGTGGGCGAGCCGGTCTTCGGTATGGAAGTGCAGATCAGGGACATCTCTACCGGAAAAGAGCTGCCTCAGGGCCGGGACGGCGAGATTTGCGTGAGGGGGCCCGCGGTGATGAGGGGATACCTCAACAATCCCGAGGGCACGAAGGCTGCGTTTTGGGGCCGCGATTGGCTCCGCACCGGGGATATCGGACATTTCGACGAGGCAGGCTTCGTCTATTTAGTGGACCGCCTGAAAGATATGATCATCACGGGCGGTGAGAACGTCTACTCCCGCGAAGTGGAGGATGCCCTTTACGCCATTCCCGAGATCCAGGAATGCGGGGTCATAGGCGTTCCCGATAAGGAGTGGGGAGAGCGCGTGGTGGCGTACATCACCCTTCGGCCGGGCAAAGAGATCAGCGCCGATGCATTGCGCGCCTCTCTCAAGGCGCGCCTCACCTCATTCAAGGTGCCGAAAGAATATATCGTGATCGACGATTTCCCGAAGCTCGGCGTGGGTAAAGTGCTGAAACGGGAGCTAAGGAGAATGTACACGGAAGGGGAGACAAAGGTAAGCTCGAAAATTCCTTGA